accaggtaagtgattaccacggtctagacatgcgtacaaaatacgtgccagtttttttaagattacagggtattgtggcgtaacctgtcgcgactatagtacaatgttaatggacattattagccgccctgcttcattactgtaaataatgctgtaaaacccttgattaagtagactttcccatctaaaattacaaaactgaccaattacgtagtaccaaagaaaagaaaattatcacttgggtatcgtgagtggtcgttttcactctaacgcaccctaccaataagcctaataatatgctacttttttttatgagagaaaaatactataaccccatttcgttctattgatgcaaatagaaatatatttagtttaaaagttgattatactctcaagtcatttatgttgttttacaagccaggttaatgaaagtgaagcgccttgtcgtaaattagagcgtttgtttacactgtgcatacagatttcatcatgtacagcccgaacataaaaaatgcgatattttctaaaaaaaaaaaaatgtttgtcctacatttatattttttacatatttaaatacatcatatcgaggtgtatcttcatgctaaatatgaacagtatacacctcggcattagcatcagagttttggttttgtctccgggttactttcgggctccgggctgtaaattggtcgaccggtctggtctggcaccatcagtttctccaccctccgactcgctatccgttttttcttcagtatcactgttgtaagtaaatgtgtgtctttcttcatttactaacagctcatattgatacggcaaaacgttttgcgaacgaacactcattgttttggtaagctgtgcaagtcttagattctttatgagtggtacggactaatgcttttaagtgtaaggcttcagatcaagcgacgcgtctctgacgtcagggacctcgtgattgccctgctcattaaagatcggcaatttccgctaagagctcgtatctggggttcttttatggagatattttaagtaattaattttttatatattttttttttaggtgattcaatttataattaattgtacatggttggtgccaaatatggtttacgtgacatgaaTTCTGTGTCACGAATTCTTGCTCGTGTACGGCGCGTCGTATCCTTTTTTCACCGGAGTACGACTGCTGCAGCTTTGCTTAAAGAGAAAACCAAACAGCAAGGATTTAAAAATGTTAAGTTACTTCAAGATGTACCTACACGTTGGAATTCTGCATGTGATATGCTGGAGAGGTTTCTTGAACTGCAGCCCGCAATCTATGCCGCACTAGTGGCTAAAGAAATCCGTAGCAATGTGAATGACATATCAACATTATCTGAGGCAGATATCACGATAGCAGAGGACATTGTGTCGTGCCTTCTTCCACTGAAAGCAATTACTACTGTATTGTGCACAGAGAAGATGCCTACTGTATCAATCATTCTTCCACTCCAGAGGAAATTGTTGACAAGTGTCTTGGTGTCTACAGAGATGGATTCTGATGTTATTAAACAGATGAAGAAGGCCATGGCTTCTGATTTGGAAAGCAGGTAAGActgttttaacttttaatgaataTAATCTTGGAGTGTATTGCACaatcataatatttaaatgtaaggCTCCTGTCCAAATGATTGCTCATTGACTAATGAcaagtatatcaaaagctgtggtatgtgtgtgttgtcctgtctgttggaaaatgaaaataaaatgtcctTTCCTGTAAATGAAatacatactgtatactgttACATTTTACAAAGGGTATGTTACTGAATTTAAATGTTGCTCCAAATATTGAATACTCAATATTACTCAATATATTCATTACATTATCTGTATATTACGTACCAAagcgggtggggtgggggtctgGGTGTTACACCAACAATACATATTGAATAGTGAATACAACCACTAAATGTCACTGATGTTGGTTTCACAAATAATATGCACGCCCTTACTTCCAGGTATAGCAATAAGCAGGAGTTTCTGCAAGAGTGTACTGCACTGGATCCCCGCTTTAAAGTGTCATGTGTGAATGCAGAGCAGCAACATGAGGTGTACCACCGACTTGCAGTTGAAGCAGCTAATATGAAACCACGACTTGTGTCTGTGAAGGTGGAACCAACCACATCAACCACAACAGTTGCTGATGACCTACCTGCATTGCCAGTCATGCTACCAGATATGGAATCAGCTGGTAACTTTTGTCTTTCATTCAATTACCTTtttccaaaaatgtttgtttgtaagtATAAGTGTGACAAAACGTTATGACATGTGTAGACACTTGAAAAACTGTCAGGTTGGAATAAATAATGGATactttaatacttttaaattttttaatgttacCCTGTACCCACAAAATAATTActggttttaaattattttttaacaaataaaaacaaggcaaatgaacatattattttttattaaaacaattcaaaatTCAAATTACCGctaaagtaacttttttatgtCTACTATCATTCAGTCACAATATGAGACTGGGGGCCAATTGTAAAGTTATGTATTGTATAAAGTATGAGAAATATATTCACTGTTtactgttatttatttcttgGAAATTTAATCTTCTTGATATTTAATtgtattcatattaaaaaatatatcagaaGAAATTGGCTCCTTATTTACTCCTGTTGAGTCagtgtttactttttaaaatgttgttctAGCAACAAATCATTTATACTATAGCAATATACAGGGCTGTTCTAATACCATATTTCAGATGCACAGTCTGATGTCAAACCAGTTGATGTCACTACAACCTCGACAAAGATCACAAGTGACCTCACTACTCAGTCTAGTTGTGCCAGTGGTGGTTTAGCCTCCATTTTAGGTGATGTTGTTTTCATAAAGGAGGAGATGTTACCCAAGAAATCCAACTTGGAACAGGCAATATTCGAAATTGATGTCTTCAAAGGTCACGCGCTTATACCGATGTCAGAAGACCCATTGGTATGGTGGATATAACACCACTGGCAGTTTCCTCTTCTCTCACAGTTAGCCAGGAAACGGTTGTGTATTCCAGCCACATCAGTACCATCAGAACGCGTGTTCAGTACAGCTGGGGACATTGTCACAGCACAGAGGGCCGCACTCAATCCTGAAGTTGTGGACATGCTCATATTCTTGAAgaaaaatatggcctaaaacatttaacCTGACacctgaaactaataaagatcattaaaaaatGCATGCCtccttattttattaaaaaaacaacccataaatattaaatataaataatatcaactatatcgCAATacatatcgcaatacggtttcttatattgcaatatatcgcaatacggtttcgaccgtatcgttgcacccctatcctctagtggtgtcattaaacaaaacaaacattataactatTTACATATCTTCTGTGATAATATTTACTTGTTAATATTTGACTTCAATAATTAAATTGGCAAACAAATGGTTGCGGTCTGTTTTTGTGGTATTCCGCACAAATTGTGCCTTAGCATGACCCTCGCTGATCTGTTTatagcatttcatttcatttcaacttattccCAGACCGGTTGTTTATAAACCCTCTGGCGaccatattaaatgtttttacttttagtagccaaatgaaaacaacaatagGGGAGGGGATAACACACATACCGTTTCGACTCGATCTCTCCACGTGACAGTAAGAATAAGGACTGCGAAACGCAAGTCACCAAACACCTCCCGACTCTTCTACTCCCATTTTCAACAGGGATAACAGCCATCACATCACTTCCGTGTTTTATcggcaaaaacaaaacccccagaTCACGTGACTGTACGTGTATTTTGCACATGCCTAAATGCAAGTTTTCGTACGAGGCGATTTTAAGTTATGAGTTCCTACGATGGTATTATTATGAAACACATTTATTCTTTCAGGAATCCTTTAAAGATGTCGACTTATTATAGAGTTTAAGATTTCTCTACGTGATCTCCTGCAAAATGCACTCTCGACTTCTTGGATAGGCGTGGTCGCATTTGGCGATGtcgaaatgaaggaaatgtgttttatttaacgacgcactcaacacattttatttacggttatatggcgttagacatatggttaaggtccacacagatattgagagaggaaaccctctgtcgtggactcaatctaattaaaattagctccactattacacgtggatctaacagcagcccgttggagctcatgtccagttgaccttttattcgaccaatcaaaaccttacttacaaaatcatgccagtgatcaatctaattaaaattatctccactattacatgtggatataacagcagcccgtttgagctcatgtccaccaatcaacaatctaattaaaattagctccactattacatgtggatataacagcagcccgtttgagctcatgtccaccaatcaacaatctaattaaaattagctccactattacatgtagatctaaagacagccagttggagctcatgtccaccaatcaaaaccttacttgcagaatcctgccagtgatttaaaaataatttgaaaacattccgaattatcctgagggtatacatgttttgtgtgaattacgaatgccttaaaacatgttttattttataaaataaataatttgtaatgtaaaacttaagactgatttagtttttttttaattttataaataaataaaaaaaatgttaatgtaaaattgaagactgataacccaccccgtacgtattggtatggttcgctgtactgcggccactaaaatagactcgcccgatattttttagaatttgtatgctcccaaataacgttataaaaggcgaagtgtgattggtcaatatttaaattattatttacagacgaaatgttacctggccatggggactacgcagtgttgttagttttaaatcactggcaggattgtgcaagtaaggttttgattggtggacatgagctccaactggctgtctttacatccacatgtaatagtggagataattttaattagattgaccaatcaaaaccttacttgcagaatccagccagtgatttaaaaataatttgaaaacattccgaattatcctgagggtatacgatatgcagggccgtaccctgaccaaaatccatgggggggggggggggggcactaaattttataaataatttttaacatactataaagattaaacatttctatgctattactggagatatatataaaaaaaaaaaaaaaaaggacaagattctcagggggggcagctgcccccccccctgcccccccggagggtacggccctgatatgtataatgtttcatgtgaattacgaataccttatttagaccagtagaactaattttaatcgattgctaacaacactgcgtagtccccaatgtccaggtaacatttcgtctgtaaataataatttaggaacagggaaactctttttacgtgcccctatccacaagggttcaggcacgcccaccccggattcagcctctgactacgccagtgaccgactccggggcgggaggggggggggggggggggaagtgtgTGAGAGAGGTGAATGGggcaatttttaatagtgtggtatgaccacttaaaaacaaagccaaagttaaaaataatttgggaTCTAccattatatatgtttatatttatattaatataaagcaCCATAATTATAGTTAACCCTATACCAttctattgttttataatataattagtaggtgcatagttataattatattttcaatcGGGCTGTTCAAAAAATGATATAAACTATACTTAtacatttactaataatatctatacatacatatatattatacatatatatatatatatatttacttataatttcttaatataattatgtaacttTAGCCCTAGAGGTAAaaggattcgcaaaggggggaaCCCAGCGCCACCGAGCAGTCCGGCGCTCCAACAGGCGGGGGCCCAATAAGGTGagtccggatttccatggggggggcgatccggggggggggggcctcctaacaggcatccctaccggcccaaaccgccaacgccctatcGCACCCAAAttgcaccctaccacggcgtccccacgccatcccgccccccccccccccccccccccccccccccccccccccaggttatcCATATAACACAGATGGGCCgtatttaaatgaaatgaatggtatgatataatgatatatgaaaTAACCCGCGAGCTGCCGTCTGGTGTGGTTGTGAAACGTATTAGAGTCGTTGATGTTGGTAGTTGACTACTGGATTGATCCTGTTCTTGGGTTGAGGTGCCCTCGCCGTTCTCCTCAAGCATTCGTGAGCTCTACACCCCGAGGGGTGCGCCACCTAAACGGATGACAaatgtcattgctatataatccTCGGTGCCACCCAAGTAACCACTTATTCGTTAAGTGGGTGGCTCCGAGTACCGGTCAGGgttttttctgtttgtatatatacaattgaccgatcaaattaataccgtttaaaacctgtttaataattaaaaagaacgggtacatgtacattaaaataatagtatatatatatttttttaaattgctaagAGGAAagttttaacaataataactctctttattataacaattaattaaaagtataaTAACTATACCCtacttaaatataataatttaaatattgaccaatcacacttcgccttttataacgttatttgggagcatacaaattctaaaaatatcgggcgtctattttagtggccgcagtacagctaACCATAacatcagtcttcaattttacattaaaaattatttatttatttataaaaaaaccctaactaaatcagttttcagttttacattacaaattatttattttataaaataaaacatgttttaaggaatgcgtaattcacacgaaacatgtcgtataccctcaggataattcggaatgtttgcaaattatttttaaatcactggcaggattctgcaagtaaggttttgattggtggacatgagctcctagtggctggtgttagatccacatgtggagctaattttaattagattggataacccaccccgtactaATTCAtattcccgttgttcgtttctGTTATATGACAAGCCAAGCTGCTATAATACTCATAAGACatgctgcaactatgtgttagctacagaaaataaatgacaatatgcaaggcatgcaaaaagttaatatggtaactttattctatgtaaaacagtaatcactaaggctttgcttcacccccaaagacccggatgatcggtaactaggccgtgtgacgtcacgccggttccgagaatacgTCTAGCTATACAACTACTTACATCGATTTGGTCGCGACGTTCcggaaaattgtaaaaaaaaaaaaatacaattccGTTCATACactatgtactgttacagatcacgttcgACTTTCGTGGCGATGTACCTTGACCTTACGAGATAGAAAAATTCGTTGAGCGCGGGAAGGGACATTATACAGAGACATTTTATTTGGCGCCCCTGTTATGTAAAGCAGTTAGGGGCcgtttagcccgagtactctgactgtaagagagctagacggacatttggacataaatacgctctcattacagtcagagaccaagctatgtatatattttttttttggcaattcccgacaaccaaacaGTAGGCaaagatttcctctctaataccacaacaatcctatgtttgacgtcaaatacctttacatcgatcattttcgagttaactgattaaaaccAATCcatatattaatcactaatacacatagtacagaaagaaatccgacagcacccacattcagctatgcttcgtgacactccgtcgcaagaattacaaagctcggtgacctattacgtgacgtagatcacgtgatcgcccactgggcgattccgcctagtagacggaatggccgagtgggcgatcatgtgacgcaacgtcactaTATAggtgctgtccggagtttgccgaagcttagctgaatatgggtgctgtcgggtttctttctgtagtgtgtgtattagtgattaatatgtggattttttaaaattaattaactcgaaaatgatcgatgtaaaagtatttaacgtcaaacat
The sequence above is drawn from the Gigantopelta aegis isolate Gae_Host chromosome 6, Gae_host_genome, whole genome shotgun sequence genome and encodes:
- the LOC121375893 gene encoding zinc finger BED domain-containing protein 4-like, encoding MVGAKYGLRDMNSVSRILARVRRVVSFFHRSTTAAALLKEKTKQQGFKNVKLLQDVPTRWNSACDMLERFLELQPAIYAALVAKEIRSNVNDISTLSEADITIAEDIVSCLLPLKAITTVLCTEKMPTVSIILPLQRKLLTSVLVSTEMDSDVIKQMKKAMASDLESRYSNKQEFLQECTALDPRFKVSCVNAEQQHEVYHRLAVEAANMKPRLVSVKVEPTTSTTTVADDLPALPVMLPDMESADAQSDVKPVDVTTTSTKITSDLTTQSSCASGGLASILGDVVFIKEEMLPKKSNLEQAIFEIDVFKGHALIPMSEDPLVWWI